Within the Meleagris gallopavo isolate NT-WF06-2002-E0010 breed Aviagen turkey brand Nicholas breeding stock chromosome 21, Turkey_5.1, whole genome shotgun sequence genome, the region GCTCATGGCAGGGCATGAGGTGGGGGTCAAGCTCTGCTCGCAGgaaacagtgataggacaaggagtgaTGTGCATtagttgcaccaggggaggttcagcttggatattaggaaacatttcttctccaaaagaatggtgctgcagtggcataGCTGCTCAGGGAGTGatggggtcaccgtccctggagatgttcaagaaaagtggaggtgtggcactgagagacgtggttatgggcatggtgggatggggttggggttgAACGTGGTGATCATAGAGATCTTTTCAAACTTTATGCTACTGTAATGCTATGATAAGAGTGATGGGAATTTCTAAGGGATTTAGCTCTGCTGGGATGGCCAGGGCTGATGGTGGACTGCTCTGTCTCTACAGCTCTACTAGCAATAAGTAAGCAGGCAAGAGCTCTAGCAACATCCATTTGAAATACTCACACTACTAGTGCCCAGTGAACCCGAAAGAGCAAAATTTGCAAAATTACATTGAGGTGTTGAAAtgaggttggaaaaaaacccacaagtgAGGAACGGGGATGTGCCCACGTGCCTGCTTTCATCCCAGTAccgtgctgctcctgctgccctgcctaACACAGTCCTCTCCCTGCAGTTTGACATGCAGAGGATAACGCTAGAAGAGCTGAAGCACATCCTGTACCATGCCTTCCGGGACCACCTAACGATGAAGGACATCGAGAACATCATTATCAACGAGGAGGAGAGTTTAAATGAAAACTCCGGCAATTGCCAAACAGAGTTTGAAGGTGAGGATGTTTTGTACAGTTGTTCCCTTCCCGTTTCCTTTGTAAAACTCAGTCTGATGCTGGATGCACCACAGGCAGGGATGCAGAGTTAGCGTGGAGCAAAACCTTTTGTTTCCCTGTAGTTCCTTGGACTGTGTTCAACTCAACTTTGTCATTAGATGGCTTGCATGGCTGCAAGGCGGCAGTTGGGCTGAGCTTCACTTTGGAGCAATCAGGAAAGTGAGACCCATGGCTCAGCTCTAGTGCCTTataggaa harbors:
- the LOC100550714 gene encoding calcium-binding protein 8 gives rise to the protein MQRITLEELKHILYHAFRDHLTMKDIENIIINEEESLNENSGNCQTEFEVHAQKQNRQTCVRKSLICAFAMAFIISVMLIAANQILRSGME